The following proteins are encoded in a genomic region of Laspinema palackyanum D2c:
- the atpE gene encoding ATP synthase F0 subunit C encodes MDPLIAAASVIAAALAVGLAAIGPGIGQGNAAGQAVEGIARQPEAEGKIRGTLLLSLAFMEALTIYGLVVALVLLFANPFA; translated from the coding sequence ATGGATCCATTAATTGCTGCTGCTTCCGTTATCGCTGCTGCCCTTGCTGTTGGTTTGGCTGCGATCGGCCCTGGTATCGGTCAAGGTAATGCCGCAGGACAAGCAGTAGAAGGGATTGCCCGTCAACCAGAAGCAGAAGGAAAAATTCGGGGGACTTTACTGTTGAGCTTGGCATTCATGGAAGCACTCACGATTTACGGCTTGGTGGTCGCACTCGTGTTGCTGTTTGCTAACCCCTTCGCCTAA
- a CDS encoding F0F1 ATP synthase subunit B', which produces MIQWTILLAAETAVKEGGLFDFDATLPIMALQFIILAVVLNAIFYKPLGKAIDDRNEFVRSSELSAKERLSKAETLARQYEQELAQSRKKAQEIIAQAQAEAQKTAADQIAEAQRESQAQREQAQREIEQQKQEAMSSLEQQVDALSRQILEKLVGTNLVNS; this is translated from the coding sequence ATGATTCAATGGACGATCTTACTAGCCGCTGAAACAGCGGTAAAGGAAGGTGGGCTATTTGATTTTGACGCCACCTTACCGATCATGGCGCTGCAATTCATAATTTTGGCGGTAGTTTTAAACGCGATCTTTTATAAGCCTCTCGGCAAGGCGATCGACGATCGCAACGAATTCGTTCGTTCTAGCGAACTAAGCGCTAAAGAACGCCTGTCGAAAGCAGAAACCTTGGCACGGCAGTACGAACAAGAACTAGCCCAAAGTCGGAAAAAAGCGCAAGAGATTATTGCTCAAGCGCAAGCAGAAGCCCAGAAAACCGCAGCGGACCAAATCGCCGAAGCCCAGCGAGAAAGTCAAGCTCAACGAGAGCAAGCTCAACGAGAAATCGAGCAGCAAAAGCAAGAAGCGATGAGCTCCTTAGAACAGCAAGTCGATGCCTTAAGTCGCCAGATTCTCGAAAAACTCGTCGGCACCAACTTAGTCAATAGTTAG
- a CDS encoding F0F1 ATP synthase subunit gamma: MANLKAIRDRIQSVKNTKKITEAMRLVAAAKVRRAQAQVLGTRPFADRLAQVLFGLQTRMRFEDVDLPLLKQREVSTVGLLVVTGDRGLCGGYNNNIIKRAEARIKEIQAEGFDYKLVIVGRKANQYFSRRNAPIDASYIGLEQIPTAKEASEIADEVLSLFLSESVDRVELIYTKFVSLISSKPVVQTLLPLDRQGLEVPDDEIFRLTSKGGSFDVQREKVATTAAPEAFPRDMIFEQDPAQILEALLPLYLNNQLLRALQEAAASELAARMTAMNNASENASELMETLTLTYNKARQAAITQEILEVVGGAAGMQR, from the coding sequence ATGGCAAATCTAAAGGCGATTCGCGATCGCATCCAGTCAGTAAAAAACACGAAAAAAATCACCGAAGCCATGCGCCTCGTGGCCGCAGCTAAGGTGCGACGCGCTCAAGCACAGGTCCTCGGAACTCGCCCCTTTGCCGATCGCTTGGCCCAGGTTCTCTTCGGATTGCAAACTCGGATGCGGTTTGAAGATGTAGACCTGCCCTTGTTGAAACAGCGCGAAGTGAGTACCGTGGGATTGCTCGTTGTTACGGGCGATCGGGGTTTGTGTGGCGGCTACAATAACAACATCATCAAACGTGCCGAAGCTCGGATTAAAGAAATCCAAGCCGAAGGGTTCGATTATAAATTGGTGATTGTCGGACGGAAAGCCAATCAATACTTCAGCCGACGCAACGCCCCCATCGATGCCTCCTACATCGGCTTAGAACAGATTCCGACGGCAAAAGAAGCCTCAGAAATTGCAGACGAAGTGCTCTCGTTGTTCCTCTCGGAAAGCGTCGATCGCGTGGAATTGATTTACACCAAATTCGTGTCATTAATCAGTTCCAAACCCGTGGTCCAAACCCTGTTACCCCTCGATCGCCAAGGCTTAGAAGTCCCTGACGATGAAATCTTCCGCCTCACCAGTAAAGGCGGTTCCTTCGATGTCCAGCGCGAAAAAGTCGCTACTACTGCTGCGCCGGAAGCCTTCCCTCGGGACATGATTTTCGAGCAAGACCCGGCCCAAATCCTGGAAGCCTTGCTGCCGCTGTATCTGAATAACCAGTTATTGCGCGCCCTGCAAGAAGCTGCCGCCAGCGAACTCGCCGCCAGAATGACCGCCATGAACAACGCCAGCGAAAACGCCAGCGAACTCATGGAAACCTTAACCTTGACTTACAACAAAGCCCGTCAAGCCGCCATCACCCAGGAAATCCTGGAAGTGGTCGGTGGTGCAGCCGGAATGCAACGTTAA
- the atpH gene encoding ATP synthase F1 subunit delta: protein MSIIQSEVFEPYAQALMSLAQEHNLTEQIGEDMRGILNLLKESPDLAQFIGSPIIKESDKKNALGQILGDSVQPYTRNFLMLLIDRRRIPFIEGIASYYLMLLRKLNQTVLAEVTSAVPLTEAQQEGVRNKVKEITSAQQVELETKIDADLIGGVVIKVGSQVLDASLRGQLRRIGVRLGSNS from the coding sequence ATGAGTATCATCCAGTCAGAAGTTTTTGAACCTTACGCTCAAGCCTTGATGTCCTTGGCACAAGAGCATAACCTCACCGAACAAATTGGCGAGGATATGCGGGGCATCCTGAACTTACTGAAAGAATCTCCCGATTTGGCTCAATTTATTGGCAGTCCAATTATCAAAGAATCGGACAAAAAAAATGCCCTCGGCCAAATTTTAGGGGATTCCGTTCAACCCTATACGCGCAACTTTTTAATGTTGCTAATTGATCGCAGACGCATTCCCTTCATTGAAGGAATTGCCAGCTATTACCTAATGCTCCTGCGCAAGCTCAATCAAACTGTACTCGCCGAAGTCACCTCCGCAGTACCTTTGACCGAAGCACAACAGGAAGGCGTTCGGAATAAGGTCAAAGAAATTACCTCCGCGCAACAAGTCGAACTCGAAACGAAAATCGATGCTGACTTAATTGGTGGTGTCGTGATTAAAGTCGGTTCGCAAGTTCTTGATGCCAGCTTACGTGGACAACTGCGCCGGATTGGTGTGCGCTTAGGCAGCAACAGCTAA
- a CDS encoding class I SAM-dependent methyltransferase has product MPNSEQITAAVRQLYDTYPFPPEALLDEPPPGYNWRWTWPAAYAFCTGRKPATQAVRILDAGCGTGVGTEYLVHLNPEAQITGIDLSGGALEVARDRCRRSGASRVEFHHLSIYDVAQLEGEFDHINCVGVLHHLPDPIRGIQALAKKLAPGGIMHIFVYAELGRWEIQLMQQAIALLQGDKSSDYQEGVKIGRKVFAALPENNRLVKREKERWAMENHRDANFADMYLHPQEIDYNIDTLFELIDASGLEFLGFSNPDYWNVDRLLGKDSELMGEAQKLGDRARYRLIELLDPEITHYEFFLARPPLVKMDWGNDEALLAAIPEVSICLQGWPSQHLFDYNYQLVTLSEDEFEFMKGCDANSQEGEGTKTVGEILAGVNLDLEGVRSLQKRQLILLTPSS; this is encoded by the coding sequence ATGCCGAACTCTGAACAGATTACTGCTGCGGTTAGACAACTGTATGATACTTATCCGTTTCCCCCGGAAGCCCTCCTCGATGAACCACCTCCGGGGTACAATTGGCGCTGGACTTGGCCTGCTGCCTATGCCTTCTGCACCGGGCGCAAACCAGCAACTCAGGCGGTAAGGATTTTGGATGCGGGATGCGGGACGGGTGTGGGAACCGAATATTTGGTGCATCTGAACCCGGAAGCGCAGATTACGGGGATTGATTTAAGCGGGGGGGCCTTAGAGGTGGCGCGCGATCGCTGTCGGCGTTCTGGGGCCTCTCGGGTTGAGTTCCATCATCTCAGTATTTATGACGTGGCGCAACTGGAAGGGGAATTTGACCACATTAATTGTGTCGGGGTGTTGCATCACCTCCCGGATCCCATTCGCGGGATTCAGGCGTTAGCGAAAAAGTTGGCCCCTGGGGGAATTATGCATATTTTTGTGTATGCAGAGTTAGGACGCTGGGAAATTCAACTGATGCAACAGGCGATCGCCCTCCTGCAAGGGGACAAATCCAGCGACTATCAAGAAGGGGTAAAAATCGGGCGGAAAGTGTTTGCAGCTTTACCGGAAAATAACCGTTTGGTGAAGCGGGAAAAAGAACGGTGGGCGATGGAAAATCATCGGGATGCCAATTTTGCCGATATGTATCTGCATCCTCAAGAGATTGATTATAATATCGATACTTTGTTTGAGTTGATTGATGCGTCGGGGTTAGAGTTTTTAGGGTTTTCCAATCCGGACTATTGGAATGTAGATCGGTTGTTAGGGAAGGATTCAGAGTTGATGGGAGAGGCGCAAAAGTTAGGCGATCGGGCCCGATATCGACTCATTGAACTCCTTGATCCAGAAATCACCCATTATGAGTTTTTCCTAGCCCGTCCTCCCCTAGTTAAAATGGACTGGGGAAATGATGAAGCCTTGTTAGCAGCCATTCCCGAAGTGAGCATCTGCCTACAAGGATGGCCCTCCCAACATTTGTTTGATTACAATTATCAACTCGTGACTTTATCTGAGGATGAGTTTGAGTTTATGAAAGGGTGTGATGCCAATTCCCAGGAAGGGGAGGGAACGAAAACCGTAGGAGAGATTTTAGCAGGAGTGAACTTGGATTTAGAGGGAGTCAGAAGTCTGCAAAAACGGCAACTAATTTTACTCACTCCTTCGAGTTGA
- a CDS encoding ATP synthase subunit I codes for MSDPSEEPTSQERELEPNETREQQENSSMDEYQQLKQKLFVFTLVITAVVFVSVWFYYSLNIALNYLIGACTGVVYLRMLARDVERLGNQKQSLSKGRLAMFIGLIIVATQWDQLQVMPIFLGFLTYKAALLVYVLQTTLLPDSK; via the coding sequence TTGTCAGACCCTTCTGAAGAACCCACTTCCCAAGAGCGAGAACTCGAACCCAACGAGACTCGTGAACAGCAGGAGAATTCCTCAATGGATGAGTACCAACAGCTTAAACAAAAGCTGTTTGTCTTCACCCTTGTGATTACAGCCGTCGTGTTTGTCTCGGTTTGGTTCTATTATTCGCTCAATATTGCCCTGAATTATTTGATCGGGGCGTGCACGGGTGTGGTTTACTTGAGAATGTTGGCAAGAGATGTTGAGCGTCTCGGCAATCAAAAGCAAAGTCTGAGTAAAGGCAGACTGGCGATGTTCATTGGGTTGATTATAGTAGCAACTCAGTGGGATCAGCTACAGGTGATGCCCATATTTCTGGGTTTCCTGACATATAAAGCCGCGCTCCTCGTCTACGTCCTTCAAACGACCCTTTTGCCGGACTCCAAATAG
- a CDS encoding Uma2 family endonuclease produces MIANQQFSRMTPQEYLEWEEQQPIKYEYINGEVLAMMGVTLAHNAIALNLASALKNHLRGKGCKVFMADAKLGVSKNGPFHYPDVMVTCDSQDLNARKIVYSPCLLVEVLSPGTEAFDRGDKFKHYRRIPTLKEYVLISAEKISVDYYCLNERGKWELTSYSLDEVNAEPAEIEINLTSVDFHFSISLLYEDVEFLDNI; encoded by the coding sequence ATGATAGCAAATCAGCAGTTTTCGCGAATGACTCCCCAAGAGTATTTGGAATGGGAAGAACAACAGCCGATTAAATACGAATATATCAACGGCGAAGTATTGGCGATGATGGGGGTAACTCTTGCTCACAATGCGATCGCTCTCAATTTAGCCTCTGCCTTGAAAAATCACCTCCGGGGTAAAGGCTGTAAAGTTTTCATGGCAGACGCTAAACTCGGAGTTTCTAAAAATGGTCCGTTTCACTATCCTGATGTAATGGTAACTTGCGATTCCCAGGACCTAAATGCTCGAAAAATTGTTTACTCTCCTTGCCTGTTAGTAGAAGTTCTTTCTCCAGGTACAGAAGCCTTTGACAGAGGGGATAAATTTAAACATTATCGCCGCATCCCCACTTTAAAAGAATATGTCCTGATTAGTGCTGAAAAAATCAGCGTTGATTATTACTGTCTCAATGAACGGGGAAAATGGGAACTCACGTCTTATTCATTGGATGAAGTGAATGCTGAACCCGCAGAAATAGAAATAAACTTGACCAGTGTTGACTTTCATTTTTCGATTTCTCTGCTTTATGAAGATGTGGAATTTCTTGATAATATTTAG
- a CDS encoding Uma2 family endonuclease: MQLQPQIYPPLENGDRLSYREFERRYSAMPTDQKAELIEGVVYMASPLRFTTHAEPHGFLITWLGVYKAATPSTAMGIEPTLRLDSDNEFQPDGVLLIPGGSSQLTSEGYIQGAPELVVEIAASSAAIDLGDKKRVYRRSGVQEYLVWQIFDQKLDWFYLEEGVYQSLSPNEQGILCSRVFPGLWLNGTQLLQNNLLAVLETLQGGLASPEHQAFIQQQ, from the coding sequence ATGCAACTTCAACCTCAAATCTATCCGCCCTTGGAAAATGGCGATCGCCTCAGCTACCGAGAATTTGAGCGACGTTACAGCGCCATGCCTACGGATCAGAAAGCCGAATTAATTGAAGGAGTCGTTTATATGGCATCACCCCTGCGGTTTACCACCCATGCAGAACCCCACGGTTTTCTCATCACCTGGTTAGGGGTTTACAAAGCTGCTACCCCCTCCACCGCAATGGGTATTGAACCCACCCTTCGCCTCGACTCGGACAACGAATTTCAACCCGATGGAGTGTTATTGATTCCAGGGGGAAGTTCTCAACTCACCTCAGAAGGCTACATCCAAGGGGCACCGGAACTGGTGGTGGAAATTGCAGCCAGTAGCGCGGCGATCGATTTAGGGGATAAAAAACGGGTCTATCGGCGCAGTGGGGTACAAGAATATCTAGTGTGGCAAATCTTCGACCAGAAACTGGATTGGTTTTATCTGGAAGAGGGGGTTTATCAGTCTCTTTCTCCCAATGAACAGGGGATTTTGTGCAGTCGAGTCTTTCCCGGTTTATGGTTGAACGGAACGCAATTGTTACAAAATAATCTCCTTGCGGTTTTGGAAACCCTACAAGGGGGATTGGCATCCCCAGAACATCAAGCCTTTATTCAACAACAGTGA
- a CDS encoding DUF433 domain-containing protein: protein MNLTNDLLNRITQTPGQCGGRPCIRGMRIRVTDILEMLAENVSVTEVLEDFPDLELADIQACLLFAARRKLLA from the coding sequence ATGAACTTAACGAATGACTTGCTAAACCGAATTACTCAAACTCCGGGTCAATGTGGGGGCCGTCCCTGTATTAGAGGGATGCGAATTCGAGTGACCGATATTTTAGAAATGTTGGCGGAAAATGTTAGCGTTACTGAAGTTTTAGAAGACTTTCCTGATTTGGAACTCGCAGATATTCAAGCGTGTCTGCTGTTTGCTGCAAGACGCAAACTCCTAGCTTGA
- the atpB gene encoding F0F1 ATP synthase subunit A, with amino-acid sequence MDMLEVLNAFNSLPIAELEVGKHFYWQVGSLKLHGQVVMTSWFVMGLLVVTSLAATRNIQRIPGGLQNFMEYALEFIRDLAKGQIGEKEYRPWVPFVGTLFLFIFVSNWSGALVPWKLIHIPGGELAAPTSDINTTVALALLTSLAYFYAGLRKRGLGYFSKYIQPTPILLPINILEDFTKPLSLSFRLFGNILADELVVGVFVLLVPLFIPLPVMILGLFTSAIQALIFATLAAVYIGEAMEGHGEEHHD; translated from the coding sequence ATGGATATGCTAGAGGTTTTAAACGCCTTTAATTCGCTCCCGATCGCCGAATTGGAAGTAGGCAAGCACTTCTATTGGCAAGTTGGCAGTCTCAAGCTTCACGGTCAGGTGGTCATGACTTCCTGGTTTGTGATGGGATTGCTGGTTGTCACCTCCTTGGCAGCTACCCGGAACATCCAACGGATCCCTGGTGGCCTTCAAAACTTTATGGAATATGCCCTGGAGTTTATTAGAGACTTAGCCAAAGGCCAAATCGGAGAGAAAGAATATCGGCCTTGGGTGCCCTTTGTTGGCACATTATTTCTGTTCATCTTTGTGAGCAACTGGTCTGGAGCGTTGGTGCCTTGGAAGCTGATTCACATTCCGGGCGGCGAATTAGCTGCACCGACCAGTGATATCAACACCACTGTCGCACTGGCCTTGCTGACATCTTTGGCTTATTTCTACGCCGGATTACGCAAGCGCGGGTTGGGGTATTTTTCTAAATACATTCAACCAACGCCGATCCTTTTGCCGATCAACATTCTGGAAGATTTTACCAAGCCTCTCTCCCTGAGTTTCCGTTTATTTGGAAACATCTTGGCAGATGAGTTAGTGGTGGGGGTTTTCGTATTGTTGGTTCCCCTATTTATCCCCCTTCCGGTGATGATTTTGGGACTATTCACCAGTGCGATCCAAGCCCTGATTTTCGCCACCTTAGCGGCGGTCTACATCGGTGAAGCGATGGAAGGCCACGGCGAAGAACATCACGACTAA
- the atpA gene encoding F0F1 ATP synthase subunit alpha: protein MISIRPDEISNIIRQQIESYDTDVKVSNVGTVLQVGDGIARIYGLEKAMSGELLEFQDGTVGIALNLEEDNVGAVLMGDGHDIQEGSSVTSTGKIAQVPVGEAMIGRVVDALGRPIDGKGDINTTESRLLESQAPGIIERRSVYEPMQTGITAIDSMIPIGRGQRELIIGDRQTGKTTIAVDTIINQKGEDVICVYVAIGQKASTVSQVVATLQEKGAMDYTVVVTSNANEPATLQYLAPYTGASIAEYFMYKGKHTLVIYDDLSKQAQAYRQMSLLLRRPPGREAYPGDVFYLHSRLLERAAKLSSEMGEGSMTALPIIETQAGDVSAYIPTNVISITDGQIFLSSDLFNSGLRPAVNAGISVSRVGSAAQTKAMKKVAGKVKLELAQFAELEAFAQFASDLDASTQQQLARGQRLRELLKQNQYSPLPVSEQVAIIYAGINGYLDEVPVEKITDFTKGLREYMRTSKAKYGEIVQSSKQLTDEAETLLKEAIAEFTQSFMATL, encoded by the coding sequence ATGATCAGCATCAGACCCGACGAAATCAGCAATATTATTCGCCAGCAAATCGAGTCCTACGACACCGATGTAAAAGTCTCTAACGTGGGTACTGTCCTCCAAGTTGGGGACGGAATTGCGCGGATTTATGGCCTAGAAAAAGCCATGTCCGGCGAACTTTTAGAATTCCAAGATGGCACCGTTGGTATCGCCCTTAACTTAGAAGAAGATAACGTGGGTGCGGTGTTAATGGGTGATGGTCACGATATCCAAGAAGGATCTTCCGTGACTTCCACCGGCAAAATCGCTCAGGTCCCCGTGGGAGAAGCGATGATTGGCCGCGTTGTGGATGCCTTGGGTCGTCCGATCGACGGCAAAGGAGACATCAACACCACCGAAAGCCGTTTGCTGGAATCTCAAGCCCCTGGTATCATTGAGCGTCGTTCCGTGTACGAACCGATGCAAACCGGGATTACGGCTATTGACTCCATGATTCCCATCGGACGGGGACAACGTGAGTTAATCATTGGTGACCGTCAAACCGGGAAGACCACGATCGCCGTTGACACGATCATCAACCAAAAGGGTGAGGACGTGATCTGCGTTTACGTGGCGATCGGTCAAAAAGCCTCCACGGTTTCTCAAGTCGTCGCCACCCTCCAAGAAAAAGGCGCGATGGACTACACCGTTGTCGTCACTTCTAACGCCAACGAACCAGCCACCCTCCAATACCTCGCCCCTTATACCGGCGCAAGCATTGCTGAATACTTCATGTATAAAGGCAAGCACACCCTGGTCATTTACGATGACTTGTCCAAACAAGCCCAAGCCTATCGTCAAATGTCCTTGCTGCTGCGTCGTCCCCCCGGACGTGAAGCCTATCCTGGGGATGTGTTTTACCTCCACTCTCGCTTATTGGAACGCGCCGCTAAACTCAGCAGCGAAATGGGCGAAGGCAGCATGACTGCGTTACCGATCATCGAAACCCAAGCCGGTGACGTTTCCGCCTACATTCCCACGAACGTAATTTCGATTACCGACGGTCAGATCTTCTTATCTTCTGACTTGTTCAACTCCGGTTTACGTCCGGCAGTGAACGCAGGTATTTCCGTGTCCCGGGTGGGTTCTGCCGCACAAACCAAAGCCATGAAGAAAGTGGCGGGTAAGGTGAAGCTAGAACTAGCCCAGTTTGCTGAATTGGAAGCATTTGCTCAGTTCGCCTCGGACTTGGATGCCTCCACCCAGCAACAATTGGCCCGGGGTCAGCGCCTACGGGAACTGTTAAAACAAAATCAATATTCGCCCTTGCCGGTGAGTGAGCAAGTTGCGATTATTTACGCTGGGATTAATGGCTATTTGGATGAAGTTCCGGTGGAAAAAATCACCGACTTCACCAAAGGTCTGCGTGAGTATATGCGGACTAGCAAGGCTAAATACGGCGAAATCGTTCAAAGCAGCAAGCAATTGACCGATGAAGCTGAGACCTTGTTGAAAGAGGCGATCGCTGAATTCACTCAGTCTTTCATGGCTACCCTGTAG
- a CDS encoding F0F1 ATP synthase subunit B → MILGTFWLLASHAEGAAEGGFGLNLDFFETNVVNLAIVIGVLFYFGRKVLGNILTERRAKIESAIKEAEKRQKDAAAKLSDQQQKLAQAQAEAENIKAQAQERATVERQQIAAQAQKDLERLRAEAGQDLNAAKERAMAELRQRVATMALERVESQLKSQLDEGKQQQLIDNSIAMLGGNR, encoded by the coding sequence ATGATTCTGGGAACTTTTTGGTTGCTCGCTTCTCATGCAGAAGGAGCAGCAGAAGGAGGTTTCGGTCTTAACTTAGACTTTTTTGAAACCAACGTTGTTAATTTGGCGATCGTCATTGGCGTGCTGTTCTACTTCGGTCGGAAAGTTTTAGGAAACATTCTCACCGAACGCCGCGCCAAAATCGAATCTGCCATTAAAGAAGCTGAAAAACGTCAGAAAGATGCAGCCGCAAAACTGTCGGACCAGCAGCAAAAACTAGCCCAAGCTCAAGCTGAAGCTGAAAACATCAAAGCCCAAGCCCAAGAACGCGCCACCGTTGAAAGACAACAAATTGCCGCCCAAGCTCAAAAAGATTTAGAACGTTTGAGAGCAGAAGCCGGACAAGACCTCAACGCCGCTAAAGAACGGGCAATGGCTGAATTACGCCAACGAGTGGCAACAATGGCATTAGAACGAGTTGAAAGTCAACTCAAAAGCCAACTCGACGAAGGCAAACAGCAACAACTCATTGATAACAGTATTGCGATGCTCGGAGGCAATCGATGA